The following are encoded together in the Citrobacter arsenatis genome:
- the bacA gene encoding undecaprenyl-diphosphate phosphatase, with protein MSDMHSLLVAAILGVVEGLTEFLPVSSTGHMIIVGHLLGFEGDTAKTFEVVIQLGSILAVVVMFWRRLFGLIGIHFGKVPHEGTGKGRLTLGHILLGMIPAVVLGLIFHDTIKSLFNPINVMYALVVGGVLLIAAECLKPKEPRAPGLDDMTYRQAFMIGCFQCLALWPGFSRSGATISGGMLMGVSRYAASEFSFLLAVPMMMGATALDLYKSWSFLSASDIPMFAVGFVTAFIVALVAIKTFLQLIKRISFIPFAIYRFVVAAAVYVVFF; from the coding sequence ATGAGTGATATGCACTCGCTGCTGGTGGCGGCAATTTTGGGTGTGGTCGAGGGATTGACGGAATTTTTACCCGTTTCCAGTACCGGCCATATGATTATTGTTGGCCACCTGTTGGGCTTTGAGGGTGATACCGCAAAAACATTCGAAGTGGTTATCCAGTTAGGCTCTATCCTGGCAGTCGTGGTGATGTTCTGGCGACGTTTGTTCGGCTTGATTGGCATTCACTTCGGTAAGGTCCCACATGAAGGTACTGGCAAAGGTCGGCTGACGCTGGGGCATATCCTGTTGGGGATGATTCCTGCCGTGGTTCTCGGACTGATATTCCACGACACTATCAAATCGCTGTTTAACCCGATCAACGTGATGTACGCGCTGGTGGTAGGGGGCGTGCTGCTGATTGCCGCAGAATGCCTGAAGCCGAAAGAGCCGCGTGCGCCGGGTCTGGATGATATGACCTATCGCCAGGCGTTTATGATCGGCTGTTTCCAGTGTCTGGCATTGTGGCCGGGCTTTTCTCGCTCCGGTGCGACAATTTCTGGCGGTATGCTGATGGGCGTGAGCCGTTACGCGGCATCTGAATTCTCTTTCCTGCTGGCTGTGCCGATGATGATGGGCGCAACAGCGCTGGATCTCTACAAGAGCTGGTCGTTTCTCAGCGCATCAGATATTCCGATGTTTGCCGTCGGTTTCGTGACGGCATTTATCGTGGCGCTGGTGGCGATCAAAACCTTCCTGCAGTTGATTAAGCGCATCTCGTTCATTCCGTTTGCGATTTACCGCTTTGTTGTAGCGGCTGCCGTTTACGTCGTGTTCTTCTGA
- the folB gene encoding bifunctional dihydroneopterin aldolase/7,8-dihydroneopterin epimerase produces MDIVFIEQLSVITTIGVYDWEQTIEQKLVFDIEMAWDNRKSAKSDDVADCLSYADIAQTVVNHVEGGRFALVERVAEEVADLLLSRFNSPWVRIKLSKPGAVARAANVGVIIERGNNLKENN; encoded by the coding sequence ATGGATATTGTATTTATAGAGCAACTTTCTGTAATCACCACTATTGGTGTTTACGACTGGGAACAAACGATCGAACAAAAGTTGGTGTTCGATATCGAAATGGCGTGGGATAACCGTAAATCGGCTAAAAGCGATGATGTGGCTGATTGCCTGAGCTATGCTGATATTGCTCAAACGGTTGTAAATCATGTAGAAGGCGGGCGTTTCGCGTTGGTAGAACGCGTGGCGGAAGAGGTGGCAGATCTGCTGCTTAGCCGCTTTAATTCTCCCTGGGTACGGATCAAACTCAGTAAACCTGGCGCGGTAGCCCGTGCGGCGAACGTCGGGGTTATCATTGAGCGTGGCAATAATCTGAAAGAAAATAATTAA
- the plsY gene encoding glycerol-3-phosphate 1-O-acyltransferase PlsY, whose amino-acid sequence MSAIAPGMIIFAYLCGSISSAILVCRLAGLPDPRDSGSGNPGATNVLRIGGKGAAVAVLIFDVLKGMLPVWGAYALGVSPFWLGLIAIAACLGHIWPVFFGFKGGKGVATAFGAIAPIGWDLTGVMAGTWLLTVLLSGYSSLGAIVSALIAPFYVWWFNPQFTFPVSMLSCLILLRHHDNIQRLWRRQEPKIWTKLKKKRERDPE is encoded by the coding sequence ATGAGTGCAATCGCGCCTGGAATGATTATCTTCGCGTACCTCTGCGGCTCAATCTCCAGTGCTATTCTGGTATGCCGCCTTGCTGGATTACCGGACCCGCGTGACAGCGGCTCAGGGAATCCGGGCGCGACAAACGTATTGCGCATCGGTGGCAAGGGAGCCGCCGTCGCCGTGCTGATTTTCGACGTCCTGAAAGGTATGTTACCCGTCTGGGGTGCCTATGCGCTAGGCGTTAGCCCCTTCTGGCTGGGGTTGATCGCGATCGCCGCCTGTCTGGGACACATCTGGCCGGTATTCTTCGGCTTTAAGGGTGGCAAAGGCGTTGCCACCGCCTTTGGCGCGATTGCGCCAATTGGTTGGGACTTAACCGGCGTGATGGCCGGAACCTGGCTGCTGACCGTCTTATTAAGCGGCTATTCGTCGCTGGGCGCGATCGTCAGCGCGCTGATCGCCCCGTTTTACGTCTGGTGGTTCAATCCCCAGTTCACTTTCCCGGTATCCATGCTGTCGTGCTTAATTCTGCTACGTCACCATGACAACATTCAGCGATTGTGGCGCCGTCAGGAGCCAAAGATCTGGACCAAGCTGAAGAAAAAACGCGAAAGAGATCCTGAGTGA
- the ttdR gene encoding L-tartrate utilization transcriptional activator TtdR, with product MLNTYPLAKDLQVLVEIVHSGSFSAAAATLGQTPAFVTKRIQILEATLGTTLLSRSARGVALTESGQRCYEHAQAILAGYQHLVDDVTQLKTRPAGMIRIGCSFGFGRSYIAPAITELMHSYPELQVHFELYDRQIDLAHDNIDLDIRINDEIPDYYIAHLLTKNRRILCAAPTYLQKYGEPTTLQELSRHDCLVTKERDMTHGVWELDNGQEKKSVKVAGHLSSNSGEIVLQWALQGKGIMLRSEWDVQPFLASGELVRVLPDYAQSANIWAVYQEPLYRSVKLRVCVEFLATWCQNRLGKPVEGYQIP from the coding sequence ATGCTGAACACGTATCCCCTGGCGAAAGACCTGCAGGTGCTGGTTGAGATTGTGCATAGCGGCAGCTTCAGCGCCGCCGCCGCGACGCTTGGCCAAACGCCGGCGTTTGTGACGAAACGCATTCAGATCCTTGAGGCTACTCTGGGGACGACACTGCTAAGCCGTTCCGCGCGTGGCGTGGCTTTAACGGAGAGTGGTCAACGTTGCTATGAACATGCGCAGGCGATCCTCGCGGGCTATCAGCATCTGGTTGATGACGTCACGCAGCTCAAAACGCGCCCGGCTGGGATGATTCGTATCGGCTGTAGCTTTGGTTTTGGGCGCAGTTATATTGCGCCAGCCATTACCGAATTGATGCATAGCTATCCTGAATTACAGGTACATTTTGAACTTTACGATCGGCAAATTGATTTGGCTCATGACAATATCGATTTGGATATTCGGATTAATGACGAGATTCCGGATTATTATATTGCACATTTGTTAACGAAAAACAGAAGAATATTATGTGCAGCACCAACATATTTACAAAAATACGGTGAGCCGACGACGTTACAGGAATTAAGTCGTCATGATTGTCTGGTCACCAAAGAACGCGATATGACTCACGGGGTGTGGGAGCTGGATAACGGGCAAGAGAAAAAGTCGGTCAAGGTAGCGGGTCATCTTTCTTCTAACAGCGGTGAGATAGTGCTGCAGTGGGCGCTTCAGGGAAAGGGCATTATGCTACGTTCCGAATGGGACGTGCAGCCGTTTCTGGCAAGCGGCGAACTGGTGCGTGTGCTACCGGACTATGCGCAAAGCGCCAATATTTGGGCGGTTTATCAGGAACCGCTGTATCGCAGCGTGAAGCTGCGCGTGTGCGTGGAGTTTCTGGCAACGTGGTGTCAGAACCGATTAGGCAAACCGGTGGAGGGGTATCAAATCCCGTAG
- a CDS encoding TIGR04211 family SH3 domain-containing protein, with translation MPKLRLIGLTLLALSATAVSHAEEKRYVSDELNTWVRSGPGDNYRLVGTVNAGEEVTLLQTDANTNYAQVKDSTGRTAWIPLKELNSTPSLRTRVPDLENQVKTLTDKLNNIDTTWNQRTADMQQKVSQSDSVIDGLKQENQKLKNELIVAQKKVSAANLQLDDKQRTIIMQWFMYGGGVLGLGLLLGLVLPHMIPSRKRKDRWMN, from the coding sequence ATGCCAAAATTACGCCTGATTGGATTAACTTTACTCGCACTTAGCGCCACTGCAGTCTCTCATGCCGAAGAAAAGCGCTATGTCTCTGACGAACTGAACACCTGGGTCCGCAGCGGTCCGGGAGATAATTATCGCCTCGTGGGCACGGTTAACGCCGGCGAGGAAGTTACGCTATTACAGACCGATGCCAACACTAACTACGCTCAGGTGAAAGACAGCACCGGTCGTACCGCCTGGATCCCACTGAAAGAGCTGAACAGTACGCCAAGCCTGCGTACCCGCGTTCCCGATCTGGAAAACCAGGTTAAGACCTTGACCGATAAGCTCAATAATATCGATACCACGTGGAATCAGCGCACCGCCGATATGCAGCAAAAAGTATCGCAAAGCGACAGCGTGATCGACGGGCTGAAACAAGAAAATCAGAAGCTGAAAAACGAGCTTATTGTGGCGCAAAAGAAGGTCAGCGCAGCCAACCTTCAGCTTGATGACAAACAGCGCACCATCATTATGCAGTGGTTTATGTACGGCGGCGGCGTGCTGGGCCTTGGTCTGTTGCTCGGTCTGGTTCTGCCACACATGATCCCAAGCCGTAAACGCAAAGATCGCTGGATGAACTGA
- a CDS encoding multifunctional CCA addition/repair protein, which translates to MKIYLVGGAVRDALLGLPIKDKDWVVVGATPQEMLDAGYQQVGRDFPVFLHPQTRDEYALARTERKSGSGYTGFTCYAAPDVTLEADLQRRDLTINAIARDDDGEIIDPYNGRDDLERRLLRHVSPAFSEDPLRVLRVARFAARYAHLGFRIADETMTLMRDMNDAGELEHLTPERVWKETEGALTTRNPQIFFQVLRDCGALRVLFPEVDALFGVPAPAQWHPEIDTGIHTLMTLSMAAMLSPEVDVRFATLCHDLGKALTPKALWPRHHGHGPAGVKLVEQLCLRLRVPNDIRDLAKLVAEFHDLIHTFPILQPKTIVKLFDSIDAWRKPQRVEQIALTSEADVRGRTGFEAADYPQGRLLREAWLVAQAVPTKDVVAAGFKGQAIREELTRRRIAAVASWKEQRCPKA; encoded by the coding sequence GTGAAGATTTATCTGGTCGGTGGTGCTGTTCGGGATGCGTTATTAGGGCTACCGATTAAAGATAAAGATTGGGTTGTTGTCGGTGCCACACCGCAAGAGATGCTCGACGCGGGCTACCAGCAGGTAGGCCGCGATTTTCCCGTGTTTCTGCATCCGCAAACCCGGGATGAGTATGCGCTGGCGCGTACCGAACGTAAATCCGGCTCGGGGTATACTGGGTTCACCTGCTACGCCGCGCCAGATGTAACGCTGGAGGCCGATCTTCAGCGTCGCGACCTGACCATCAACGCAATCGCCCGCGATGACGACGGAGAAATTATCGATCCGTATAACGGGCGCGACGATCTGGAAAGGCGTCTGCTGCGCCATGTTTCTCCTGCCTTTAGCGAAGATCCGCTGCGCGTGCTGCGCGTGGCGCGCTTTGCTGCCCGCTATGCGCACCTCGGTTTTCGTATTGCGGACGAAACCATGACGCTGATGCGCGACATGAACGACGCTGGCGAACTGGAACATCTGACGCCAGAGCGGGTGTGGAAAGAAACGGAAGGCGCATTAACCACCCGTAATCCACAGATCTTTTTTCAGGTTCTGCGCGACTGCGGCGCACTGCGCGTTCTGTTTCCGGAAGTGGATGCCCTGTTTGGCGTTCCCGCGCCCGCGCAGTGGCACCCGGAAATCGATACCGGGATTCATACGCTGATGACGCTGTCGATGGCCGCCATGTTAAGTCCTGAGGTCGACGTGCGTTTCGCCACGCTATGCCACGATCTTGGCAAAGCATTGACACCTAAAGCGTTGTGGCCGCGCCACCACGGCCACGGTCCGGCGGGGGTTAAGCTGGTCGAGCAACTGTGTCTGCGCCTGCGCGTGCCGAATGACATCCGTGATTTAGCCAAACTGGTGGCCGAGTTCCACGACCTGATTCATACCTTCCCGATCCTGCAGCCCAAAACCATCGTTAAGCTGTTTGATTCCATCGATGCCTGGCGTAAACCGCAGCGCGTGGAGCAAATCGCCCTGACCAGCGAGGCCGACGTGCGAGGACGAACCGGTTTTGAAGCGGCGGATTACCCGCAAGGCAGACTGTTGCGCGAAGCCTGGCTGGTTGCGCAGGCAGTGCCAACGAAAGACGTCGTTGCCGCGGGATTCAAAGGTCAGGCTATTCGCGAGGAACTGACCCGGCGTCGCATCGCGGCAGTGGCCAGTTGGAAGGAGCAGCGTTGCCCGAAAGCGTAG